The proteins below come from a single Nocardiopsis gilva YIM 90087 genomic window:
- a CDS encoding ABC transporter permease, translated as MDVDIPGLGFRGILAMLGLFGTAFAGFGLLPELRNGSHERLLATPTSRVALLLGRVMRDVVVLLIQAVVLLVGVTAFGFRASALGVLVGLLLLAVLGVGLGTFSYLLAMVLKVEHMFAALLQTVIMPLILTSGLLLPMEQGPTWLYIVSRFNPVTHVVEAERALFAGHFTDPSIAIGSAVAVAVAVLALSLGVGSMRRINA; from the coding sequence TTGGATGTCGATATCCCCGGACTTGGCTTTCGCGGCATCCTGGCCATGCTCGGCCTGTTCGGCACGGCGTTCGCCGGGTTCGGGCTCCTGCCCGAGCTGCGCAACGGCTCGCACGAACGGCTGCTCGCCACGCCCACCAGCCGGGTCGCGCTGCTGCTCGGCCGGGTGATGCGGGACGTCGTCGTGCTGCTCATCCAGGCGGTCGTCCTCCTCGTGGGTGTCACCGCCTTCGGATTTCGGGCATCGGCCCTCGGCGTCCTGGTCGGTCTCCTGCTCTTGGCTGTCCTGGGGGTGGGGCTGGGCACCTTCTCCTACCTGCTCGCCATGGTGCTCAAGGTGGAGCACATGTTCGCCGCGCTGCTGCAGACCGTCATCATGCCGCTGATCCTCACCTCGGGCCTGCTGCTGCCCATGGAGCAGGGGCCGACGTGGCTGTACATCGTCTCCCGGTTCAACCCGGTCACCCACGTCGTCGAGGCCGAGCGCGCACTGTTCGCCGGGCACTTCACCGATCCGTCCATCGCGATCGGTTCCGCGGTGGCCGTCGCTGTGGCCGTGCTCGCGCTGTCCCTCGGCGTCGGTTCGATGCGCCGGATCAACGCCTGA
- a CDS encoding helix-turn-helix transcriptional regulator, with protein MAPETFPQMLKRHRTSRRWSQQRFAEALCEASGRSTVTRQEVYRWETGRRVPKFWLPHIATVLGVAREELEDAIAAAAAPSPPTLDDILPGKPPVADLSPAGRRIGKTAVNRLSARVHALRLADDVLAGHDLIDPAFRELEAAVVLLADSTYSESVGNGLRVAVGELAQIAGWIASDAGRHSQAERTYRLGLSAAREAGDATLAGQLAGSLAYQWSNIGREFDGAALAEAALEEAGPTAPPRARALFWDRIAWAHTKTGDARSAMRALGEASDALSDHGEEDDPAWLYWVDAGELQVMEARAYTELRRPLRAVPLLNDVLSRYDATHTREMALYLSWLAVAYADANEPEQAADIARQVLELSADLGSDRTDERTKVVRASLEPFRDIPEVREALGAA; from the coding sequence ATGGCCCCCGAGACCTTTCCCCAGATGCTCAAGCGCCACCGCACATCCCGCCGATGGTCGCAGCAGCGCTTCGCCGAGGCGCTGTGTGAGGCATCCGGCCGTTCCACCGTGACGCGGCAGGAGGTCTACCGCTGGGAGACCGGACGCCGCGTCCCGAAGTTCTGGCTTCCCCACATCGCGACCGTGCTCGGCGTGGCCAGAGAAGAGTTGGAGGACGCAATTGCGGCAGCGGCCGCGCCGTCGCCTCCGACCCTCGACGACATCCTTCCGGGGAAACCGCCGGTCGCCGACCTGTCACCGGCCGGCCGCCGGATCGGGAAAACGGCGGTAAATCGCCTGAGCGCACGCGTGCACGCACTCAGGCTTGCCGACGACGTGCTGGCAGGACACGACTTGATCGATCCCGCATTCCGCGAACTGGAAGCGGCCGTCGTTCTCTTGGCCGACAGCACGTACTCAGAGTCGGTCGGCAACGGTCTTCGGGTGGCCGTGGGCGAACTGGCACAGATCGCCGGATGGATCGCGTCCGACGCTGGCCGACACAGCCAGGCCGAACGCACCTACCGTCTGGGGTTGTCGGCCGCGCGCGAGGCGGGAGATGCCACCCTCGCCGGGCAGCTCGCAGGATCGCTCGCCTACCAGTGGTCGAACATCGGCCGGGAGTTCGACGGCGCCGCGTTGGCTGAAGCTGCCCTGGAAGAAGCGGGCCCCACCGCACCGCCGCGTGCCCGCGCCCTGTTCTGGGACCGGATTGCATGGGCCCACACCAAGACTGGCGACGCACGTTCGGCCATGCGCGCGCTGGGGGAAGCGTCCGACGCTCTCTCAGATCATGGCGAGGAAGACGACCCCGCGTGGCTCTATTGGGTGGACGCCGGTGAGCTCCAGGTCATGGAAGCCCGGGCCTACACGGAGCTTCGGCGCCCGTTGCGCGCGGTCCCCCTGCTCAACGACGTTCTGTCTCGCTACGACGCCACGCACACGCGGGAGATGGCGCTCTACCTGTCGTGGTTGGCGGTGGCATACGCGGATGCCAACGAGCCCGAACAGGCGGCCGACATCGCGCGCCAGGTGCTGGAGCTGTCGGCTGACCTGGGCAGCGACCGCACCGACGAGCGGACCAAGGTAGTGCGGGCGTCACTGGAGCCTTTCCGCGACATACCCGAAGTCCGGGAAGCCCTCGGTGCCGCATAG
- a CDS encoding PhzF family phenazine biosynthesis protein — translation MSETTTLHIATVFLGDGDTGGNELGVFLDRPGLPAETRQAIAADLGYAETVFLEDPATGRLHIHTPAVELPLAGHPLVGTSWLLRRDGRGLDTLNPPAGPVATWAEGDLTWIRADPDGAPVFDTRQLDSAADVDALEGGEPGTDLHVWAWEDETAGRVRVRVFPGRMGIVEDEATGAAALRLGQRLQRPLIIRQGVGSRIDVRPGPDGTVEVGGRVALLGQREYKLP, via the coding sequence ATGAGCGAGACCACCACCCTCCACATCGCGACCGTCTTCCTTGGCGACGGCGACACCGGCGGCAACGAGCTCGGCGTCTTCCTCGACCGCCCCGGCCTGCCCGCTGAGACCCGCCAGGCGATCGCGGCCGACCTCGGCTACGCCGAGACGGTCTTCCTGGAAGACCCCGCCACCGGCCGACTGCACATCCACACCCCCGCCGTCGAACTGCCGCTGGCCGGACACCCCCTGGTCGGGACGTCCTGGCTGCTGCGCCGAGACGGGCGCGGGCTCGACACCCTCAACCCTCCGGCCGGACCCGTCGCCACCTGGGCCGAGGGCGATCTGACCTGGATCCGCGCCGATCCCGACGGCGCTCCGGTCTTCGACACCCGCCAGCTCGACTCCGCCGCCGACGTCGACGCGCTGGAGGGCGGCGAACCCGGTACCGACCTGCACGTGTGGGCCTGGGAGGACGAGACCGCCGGGCGCGTGCGGGTGCGCGTCTTCCCCGGTAGGATGGGCATCGTCGAAGACGAGGCCACTGGCGCCGCCGCGCTGCGCCTCGGCCAGCGGCTCCAACGCCCGCTCATCATCCGTCAGGGCGTGGGCTCACGCATCGACGTACGCCCCGGCCCCGACGGCACAGTCGAGGTCGGCGGCCGCGTCGCCCTGCTGGGGCAGCGGGAGTACAAGCTGCCGTAG
- a CDS encoding MFS transporter — MSPLATLRRMHTIAGAPLLIASFLARLPVSMSLIGTLTLVTTQVGSVAAGGVVSGALALGEAVGGPVISRFADRHGQRPVVLLTSLVDAALLVVLVAAVFAGAPVWLLAALAALAGLSMPQIGPLARSRWIALAKRRGQDRDRSIAAALSVEGVLDETGFVIGPAVVGLLAVLADPAVSVLGAAVLIGVFGSVFAVHPTALPGTPVAPGEDGLVRPGLLVLILPMFCQGLFFGGAATGVTAYTQSMGHADLSGLMYAVMGVSSATAGLLMASVPAWVALTTRLRVAATGLGLLSLPLFLAPGPVALAAAMFLMGCAIGPHIVTIFALAERAAPPARLGQAMTLIVSSLILGQALGSVVAGHAAERFGFHGAFLLATAAAFIAALVATGIVRSRWYTAAERQEQPARV; from the coding sequence ATGTCCCCTCTGGCAACGCTGCGCCGCATGCACACCATCGCCGGAGCCCCCCTGCTGATCGCCTCGTTCCTCGCCCGACTCCCCGTGTCGATGTCGCTCATCGGCACGCTCACCCTCGTCACCACGCAGGTCGGCAGCGTGGCGGCGGGCGGCGTGGTCTCCGGGGCACTGGCCCTCGGCGAGGCCGTCGGCGGGCCGGTCATCTCCCGCTTCGCCGACCGGCACGGGCAGCGCCCGGTGGTGCTGCTCACGTCGCTCGTCGACGCCGCCCTGCTCGTCGTCCTGGTCGCGGCCGTCTTCGCCGGTGCCCCCGTGTGGCTGCTCGCCGCGCTCGCGGCGCTGGCCGGGCTGAGCATGCCCCAGATCGGCCCGCTGGCCCGGTCGCGGTGGATCGCCCTGGCCAAGCGCCGCGGCCAGGACCGCGACCGGTCCATCGCCGCCGCCCTCTCGGTCGAGGGCGTCCTGGACGAGACCGGGTTCGTCATCGGACCGGCGGTCGTCGGCCTGCTCGCGGTGCTCGCCGACCCCGCCGTCAGCGTCCTGGGCGCGGCCGTGCTCATCGGCGTGTTCGGGTCGGTGTTCGCCGTCCACCCGACCGCGCTGCCCGGCACCCCCGTCGCGCCTGGCGAGGACGGCCTGGTCCGGCCGGGGCTGCTCGTCTTGATCCTGCCCATGTTCTGCCAGGGACTGTTCTTCGGCGGCGCCGCCACCGGCGTCACCGCCTACACCCAGAGCATGGGCCACGCCGACCTGTCCGGCCTGATGTACGCCGTCATGGGCGTGAGCAGCGCGACCGCCGGGCTGCTGATGGCGTCGGTGCCCGCGTGGGTGGCGCTGACCACCCGGCTGCGCGTCGCCGCCACGGGCCTGGGCCTGCTGTCGCTCCCGCTGTTCCTCGCGCCCGGGCCGGTCGCTCTGGCCGCCGCGATGTTCCTGATGGGGTGCGCCATCGGCCCGCACATCGTCACGATCTTCGCTCTGGCCGAGCGCGCCGCGCCACCGGCCCGGCTCGGCCAGGCGATGACGCTCATCGTGAGCAGTCTGATCCTCGGCCAGGCCTTGGGCTCCGTGGTCGCGGGCCACGCCGCCGAGCGGTTCGGATTCCACGGCGCGTTCCTGCTCGCCACCGCGGCCGCGTTCATCGCGGCCCTGGTCGCGACCGGGATCGTGCGCTCCCGCTGGTACACGGCGGCGGAACGGCAGGAGCAGCCCGCGCGGGTGTGA
- a CDS encoding VOC family protein has translation MPSVTGLAHLTLSVRDRDASIAFYRSVLGFKEHKTRDGKRWLHTECRHPSGVVLGFTQHEDHFKARFDHRHAGVDHIAFQVSCLGELEGWEERLTELDIDHSPVVHSDHGSMLSFADPDGIQLELYCPAELDTGED, from the coding sequence GTGCCTAGTGTGACCGGTCTCGCGCACCTCACGCTCTCCGTGCGTGACCGCGACGCAAGCATCGCCTTCTACCGCTCCGTCCTGGGCTTCAAAGAGCACAAGACGCGCGACGGAAAGCGGTGGCTGCACACCGAGTGCCGCCACCCGAGCGGCGTGGTCCTGGGGTTCACCCAGCACGAGGACCACTTCAAGGCCAGGTTCGACCACCGGCACGCCGGGGTGGACCACATCGCCTTCCAGGTGAGTTGCCTGGGCGAGCTGGAGGGCTGGGAGGAGCGACTCACCGAGCTCGACATCGACCACTCGCCGGTCGTGCACTCCGACCACGGCTCGATGCTCAGCTTCGCCGACCCCGACGGCATCCAGCTCGAACTGTACTGTCCGGCCGAGCTGGACACCGGCGAGGACTGA
- a CDS encoding DeoR/GlpR family DNA-binding transcription regulator has product MIPDQRREHILKLLQERHVLSINELTSMLAVSHMTVRRDIQALENDGKVLSVTGGVRLAARLKSEPSYLAKAQLEVPAKRAITRAAAELVRDNFTIFLDAGTTTLQMVPMLTDKVGLTVVTNDFNVVGHLMEYPNIELIHTGGLVSHADHSSVGQFTADFLSKVNVDIAFIASSSWDVERGSTTPSEAKVVAKQQLLRIASKSVLTVDSTKYGKFGTFRVARLEEFDLIVTDDRLPQSAVEEMRAREVELKLVAPE; this is encoded by the coding sequence ATGATCCCCGACCAGCGTCGCGAGCACATCCTCAAGCTCTTGCAGGAACGCCACGTTCTGAGTATCAACGAGCTCACGTCGATGTTGGCCGTCTCGCACATGACGGTGCGGCGGGACATCCAGGCGCTGGAGAACGACGGCAAGGTGCTGTCGGTCACCGGCGGCGTGCGCCTGGCCGCCCGCCTCAAGAGCGAGCCCTCCTACCTGGCCAAGGCCCAGCTGGAGGTACCGGCCAAGCGCGCCATCACCCGGGCGGCGGCGGAGCTGGTCCGGGACAACTTCACGATCTTCCTGGACGCCGGTACCACCACACTGCAGATGGTGCCGATGCTCACCGACAAGGTGGGGCTGACCGTCGTGACCAACGACTTCAACGTCGTCGGGCACCTCATGGAGTATCCGAACATCGAGCTGATCCACACCGGCGGCCTGGTCTCGCACGCCGACCACTCGTCGGTGGGCCAGTTCACCGCCGACTTCCTCAGCAAGGTCAACGTGGACATCGCGTTTATCGCGAGCAGCTCGTGGGATGTCGAGCGCGGGTCCACCACCCCCTCGGAGGCCAAGGTGGTGGCCAAGCAGCAGCTGCTGCGGATCGCCTCGAAGAGCGTGCTGACCGTCGACAGCACGAAGTACGGGAAGTTCGGCACGTTCCGGGTCGCGCGGCTGGAGGAGTTCGACCTCATCGTCACCGACGACCGCCTGCCGCAATCAGCGGTCGAGGAGATGCGCGCCCGGGAAGTGGAACTGAAGCTGGTGGCGCCGGAGTAG
- a CDS encoding glycerophosphodiester phosphodiesterase, with protein MTLAIAHRGDTTGFRENTLPAIRSAIDHGAHMVEIDLDRTSDGHVVLMHAEAQGRLWALPRPITEMTLAEIASLGVEVEQRIPTLMEVLAAVSYPRPTQLMLVANSVDTVLAADNLVHEHGMADQVLYSGSVEALRAIRARRPSAGLVLTWDRPALPPAELWQTLRPRYYSTQYRLLTRDLVTEVHRHGYGLAAWMVNDFPEMARLIGMGVDAIITDHMTELVKLTGDLNGQGASQEFTVAPSAPSSGHDQQSRGSNGVNGVTAGRRTSLTSGTQGGGPTISEPRFHVLE; from the coding sequence ATGACGCTGGCGATCGCGCACCGCGGTGACACCACGGGATTCCGCGAGAACACCCTTCCCGCCATCAGGTCGGCCATCGACCACGGCGCCCACATGGTCGAGATCGACCTCGATCGCACGTCCGACGGGCACGTCGTGCTGATGCACGCGGAGGCCCAGGGGCGCCTGTGGGCGCTGCCGCGGCCCATCACCGAGATGACGCTGGCCGAGATCGCGTCGCTCGGTGTCGAGGTCGAGCAGCGCATCCCCACGCTGATGGAGGTGCTGGCGGCGGTGTCCTACCCGCGCCCGACCCAGCTCATGCTGGTGGCCAACTCGGTGGACACCGTGCTGGCCGCCGACAACCTGGTGCACGAGCACGGCATGGCCGACCAGGTGCTCTACTCGGGGTCGGTCGAGGCGCTGCGCGCGATCCGGGCGCGGCGGCCCTCGGCGGGCCTGGTGCTCACCTGGGACCGGCCCGCGTTGCCCCCGGCGGAGCTGTGGCAGACCCTGCGGCCGCGCTACTACAGCACCCAGTACCGACTGCTCACCCGCGATCTGGTGACCGAGGTGCACCGGCATGGATACGGCCTGGCCGCGTGGATGGTGAACGACTTTCCGGAAATGGCGCGGCTCATCGGCATGGGCGTCGACGCGATCATCACCGACCACATGACCGAACTGGTGAAACTCACGGGCGACCTGAACGGTCAGGGCGCCTCTCAGGAGTTCACCGTCGCCCCGTCCGCCCCGTCCTCAGGCCATGATCAGCAGTCGCGCGGCAGCAATGGCGTCAATGGGGTGACGGCCGGACGCAGAACATCCCTCACTTCCGGAACACAGGGTGGTGGTCCCACGATTTCCGAGCCCCGATTTCACGTTCTGGAGTGA
- a CDS encoding TetR/AcrR family transcriptional regulator, with product MTADLSPHDTRLADHTLDAATTLFARHGPHGLGMASLTREIIERTGTDIIEFRRAFPTRLDLMYAVALRSTRELVACQISDSSPSETPVTRLSHLIRRHIDHCWKHRTEEELRRTLLPTLRAIHPVRYRELSEQLRLYREHIREIIADGVDEGRFCVAGPGIAAGTVLETLESILNWYDPEGGLSLPELGDVYVDLVIHHQLGCPRR from the coding sequence ATGACGGCCGACCTCTCACCACATGACACACGCCTGGCCGATCACACCCTGGACGCAGCGACGACCCTCTTCGCACGTCACGGTCCGCACGGCCTCGGCATGGCCTCACTCACCCGGGAGATCATCGAGCGAACCGGTACCGACATCATCGAATTCCGCCGGGCTTTCCCCACCCGGCTGGATCTCATGTACGCCGTCGCCCTGCGTTCCACACGGGAATTGGTGGCCTGCCAGATTTCCGATTCCTCACCTTCCGAAACCCCCGTCACGCGCCTTTCCCATCTGATCCGCCGACATATCGACCACTGCTGGAAACACCGGACCGAGGAGGAGCTGCGGCGCACGCTGCTCCCCACGCTCCGCGCCATCCACCCGGTGCGCTACCGGGAGCTCTCCGAACAATTACGCCTCTACCGCGAGCACATCCGCGAGATCATCGCCGACGGCGTCGATGAGGGCCGGTTCTGTGTCGCCGGTCCCGGCATCGCGGCCGGAACGGTGCTGGAGACCCTGGAGTCCATCCTCAACTGGTACGACCCCGAGGGCGGGCTCTCCCTGCCCGAGCTGGGCGACGTCTACGTCGACCTGGTCATCCACCACCAGCTGGGGTGCCCGCGACGGTGA
- a CDS encoding NAD(P)(+) transhydrogenase (Re/Si-specific) subunit beta, which translates to MSALDIAVRLVYLAAATCFVVGLHLMNSPATARRGNLLSAAGMWAAVVVTLAIILASGTVTPVGWTMIVLGTLIGTGAGLYAARRVAMTAMPQLVSLFNAVGGGAAALIGLHDYLRFGGPAGELTAAATTAVTLDVVIGTVAFSGSLVASAKLQGWVAGQPLLLPLRGAVNALVAAVIVVAAGFLLAGPGGALALLVMVLAALALGVLVVLAIGGADMPVVVSLLNACTGVAVAMAGFVIGNSMLIIAGALVGASGGILTKLMADAMNRPIRAILVGGYGTGDAAAALPGGAGEGVRTIDADDAAIRLAYAGRVIIVPGYGLAAAQAQHELHELAELLEERGVRIDYAIHPVAGRMPGHMNVLLAEAKVPYAQMREMDEINPEFNRADVALVVGANDVTNPAARRPGTPISGMPILDVDRAETVIVVKRSLGHGYAGIDNELYTDPRTRMYLADAKTALSALGTAVKTLVG; encoded by the coding sequence ATGAGCGCCCTGGACATCGCCGTCCGCCTCGTCTACCTGGCCGCGGCGACCTGCTTCGTCGTGGGACTGCACCTGATGAACTCCCCGGCCACGGCCCGGCGCGGCAACCTCCTGTCCGCCGCGGGCATGTGGGCGGCCGTCGTCGTGACCCTCGCGATCATCCTCGCCTCGGGCACCGTCACCCCCGTCGGGTGGACGATGATCGTCCTGGGCACCCTCATCGGGACCGGCGCCGGGCTGTACGCGGCACGCAGGGTCGCCATGACGGCCATGCCGCAGCTGGTCAGCCTCTTCAACGCGGTGGGCGGTGGTGCCGCGGCCCTCATCGGCCTCCACGACTACCTGCGCTTCGGCGGACCCGCAGGGGAGCTCACCGCGGCGGCGACCACCGCCGTCACGCTCGACGTCGTCATCGGCACCGTGGCCTTCTCCGGGTCGCTGGTGGCCTCCGCCAAGCTGCAGGGGTGGGTGGCGGGCCAGCCCCTGCTGCTGCCGCTGCGCGGCGCCGTCAACGCGCTGGTGGCGGCCGTCATCGTGGTCGCCGCCGGATTCCTCCTCGCCGGCCCCGGCGGCGCGCTCGCGCTCCTGGTGATGGTGCTCGCCGCCCTCGCCCTGGGCGTGCTCGTCGTGCTGGCCATCGGCGGCGCCGACATGCCGGTCGTCGTCTCCCTGCTCAACGCCTGCACCGGGGTGGCGGTCGCGATGGCCGGGTTCGTCATCGGCAACTCCATGCTCATCATCGCCGGTGCCCTCGTCGGCGCCTCCGGCGGCATCCTCACCAAGCTGATGGCCGACGCCATGAACCGGCCGATCCGCGCCATCCTCGTCGGCGGTTACGGCACCGGTGACGCAGCGGCCGCGCTCCCCGGCGGCGCGGGCGAGGGCGTGCGCACCATCGATGCCGACGACGCCGCGATCCGCCTCGCCTACGCCGGACGCGTGATCATCGTCCCGGGCTACGGGCTCGCCGCCGCCCAGGCCCAGCACGAGCTGCACGAACTCGCCGAGCTGCTGGAGGAGCGCGGGGTGCGGATCGACTACGCGATCCACCCGGTGGCCGGACGGATGCCCGGCCACATGAACGTGCTCCTGGCCGAGGCGAAGGTGCCCTACGCCCAGATGCGGGAGATGGACGAGATCAACCCCGAGTTCAACCGCGCCGACGTCGCCCTGGTCGTCGGCGCCAACGACGTGACCAACCCGGCCGCGCGCCGCCCGGGGACGCCGATCTCCGGGATGCCGATCCTGGATGTCGACCGGGCCGAGACGGTCATCGTGGTGAAGCGGTCACTGGGGCACGGCTACGCGGGGATCGACAACGAGCTCTACACCGATCCCCGGACACGGATGTACCTCGCCGACGCCAAGACCGCGCTCAGCGCGCTGGGGACCGCGGTCAAGACGCTGGTGGGCTGA
- a CDS encoding NAD(P) transhydrogenase subunit alpha → MVPGALDDLTVFLLSLLVGFEVISRVPATLHTPLMSAANAIHGVVLVGAMLIAVTADTPAGYALVLVATAFAAMNAVGGYVVTDRMLQMFRAPRRADAPDRTGTDTGGGGDR, encoded by the coding sequence ATGGTCCCCGGAGCGCTTGACGACCTCACCGTCTTCCTCCTCAGCCTGCTGGTCGGCTTCGAGGTGATCAGCCGCGTCCCGGCGACACTGCACACCCCGCTGATGTCGGCCGCCAACGCCATCCACGGCGTGGTCCTCGTCGGCGCGATGCTCATCGCCGTCACCGCCGACACCCCGGCCGGTTACGCGCTCGTCCTGGTGGCGACCGCGTTCGCCGCCATGAACGCCGTCGGCGGCTACGTGGTCACCGACCGGATGCTGCAGATGTTCCGCGCTCCGCGCCGCGCCGACGCCCCCGACCGGACCGGGACGGACACGGGTGGGGGAGGAGACCGATGA
- a CDS encoding NAD(P) transhydrogenase subunit alpha yields MAVSTLWAGVVRQTAPAERRVAVVPTAVAGLRGAGFEVLVQAGAGAGARYTDQDYTDAGASVLSEEDLYARADVLLSVTAPDPAVLRLLRPGQALMGLLRPLAEPRLIRDLAAAGITAISLDGVPRTLSRAQTMDALSSQASVAGYKAVIVAAEAYDRYLPLLMTAAGVARPAQILVLGAGVAGLQAIATAHRLGAVVSGYDVRPEAQEEIRSLGADTLDLPAVTEATASGGYARALTGDEQRTQREALAAVMGRFDIVIATAQVLGGPPPLLVDEDALRALRPGAVAVDLASGPLGGNVYGSRPGETTYTKNGVAVIGAAELAATVPRAASEAYARNIGALLTHMTREGRLHIDLDDEIQAGVVITHEGGVMHPAAAKAVAALAPDSDEPPDTHTAADTTLDGGGYGPRSA; encoded by the coding sequence ATGGCCGTGTCGACCCTGTGGGCCGGAGTCGTCCGGCAGACCGCACCCGCGGAGCGGCGGGTGGCGGTGGTGCCGACGGCCGTGGCCGGGCTGCGCGGCGCCGGATTCGAGGTGCTGGTGCAGGCCGGGGCGGGCGCAGGCGCCCGCTACACCGACCAGGACTACACGGACGCGGGAGCGTCCGTTCTTTCGGAAGAGGACCTCTACGCGCGGGCCGACGTCCTGCTCTCGGTCACCGCACCCGACCCTGCGGTGCTGCGGCTGCTGCGCCCCGGGCAGGCGCTCATGGGCCTGCTGCGCCCCCTGGCCGAGCCCCGCCTCATCCGCGACCTCGCCGCCGCCGGGATCACCGCCATCAGCCTCGACGGGGTACCGCGCACGCTCAGCCGCGCCCAGACCATGGACGCGCTCAGCTCCCAGGCCAGCGTCGCCGGATACAAGGCCGTGATCGTGGCCGCCGAGGCCTACGACCGCTACCTCCCCCTGCTCATGACCGCCGCCGGGGTGGCACGCCCCGCCCAGATCCTGGTACTCGGCGCGGGCGTGGCCGGACTCCAGGCCATCGCCACCGCCCACCGCCTCGGCGCCGTCGTCTCCGGCTACGACGTCCGCCCCGAGGCCCAGGAGGAGATCCGTTCGCTGGGCGCCGACACCCTGGATCTGCCGGCGGTCACCGAGGCGACCGCCAGCGGCGGCTACGCTCGTGCGCTCACCGGCGACGAGCAGCGCACCCAACGGGAGGCGCTCGCCGCCGTCATGGGCCGCTTCGACATCGTGATCGCCACCGCCCAGGTCCTCGGCGGACCACCGCCGCTGCTCGTCGACGAGGACGCGCTGCGGGCCCTGCGCCCCGGCGCCGTGGCCGTGGACCTCGCCTCCGGGCCGCTCGGCGGCAACGTGTACGGCTCCCGACCCGGCGAGACCACCTACACCAAGAACGGCGTCGCCGTCATCGGCGCCGCCGAACTGGCCGCCACCGTCCCGCGGGCCGCCTCCGAGGCCTACGCCCGCAACATCGGCGCGCTGCTCACCCACATGACCCGGGAGGGCCGGTTGCACATCGACCTCGACGACGAGATCCAGGCCGGGGTCGTCATCACGCACGAGGGCGGCGTCATGCACCCGGCCGCCGCCAAGGCCGTCGCCGCGCTGGCACCCGATTCGGACGAGCCGCCCGACACGCACACCGCGGCCGACACGACCCTCGACGGAGGCGGGTATGGTCCCCGGAGCGCTTGA
- a CDS encoding ATP-binding protein, which yields MNAHSAYSRPDDLFTGLTRPYVGSHAHAADHGRWSLSTPPLPIGHHVIDTATAQHGLGFHPASVKVARDFTGTVLRGWGLDTMAPDARLVVSELVTNACRHAVPTVGGSLSQWSIQFGMARDEAHVTCMVVDPSRQPPVRNDPTQYAEGGRGLPLIDSFSSGWGWDIIDGRGKVVWAAFAVPETAA from the coding sequence ATGAATGCGCACTCTGCATACTCCCGACCCGATGACCTCTTCACCGGGCTGACCCGCCCGTACGTCGGCAGCCACGCCCACGCCGCTGATCACGGCCGGTGGAGCCTGTCGACCCCACCTCTGCCCATCGGGCACCACGTCATCGACACGGCCACGGCCCAGCACGGACTCGGCTTCCACCCCGCCTCGGTCAAGGTGGCGCGGGACTTCACCGGCACCGTGCTCCGCGGCTGGGGGCTGGACACCATGGCCCCCGACGCCCGCCTGGTCGTCTCCGAACTGGTCACCAACGCCTGCCGCCACGCGGTCCCCACGGTCGGCGGCTCCCTGTCCCAGTGGTCGATCCAGTTCGGCATGGCCCGCGACGAGGCCCACGTGACCTGCATGGTGGTCGACCCCAGCCGCCAACCCCCGGTACGCAACGACCCCACCCAGTACGCCGAGGGCGGGCGCGGCCTCCCGCTCATCGACTCCTTCAGCTCCGGCTGGGGCTGGGACATCATCGACGGCCGGGGCAAGGTCGTCTGGGCGGCCTTCGCCGTCCCCGAGACCGCGGCCTAG
- a CDS encoding DUF397 domain-containing protein, with the protein MQQAYNGIPAADLNGAEWLKSSLSNPDGNCVELSRLPGGEFALRNSRHPHGPALIYTPAELAAFVKGAKQGDFDHLIEAATID; encoded by the coding sequence ATGCAGCAGGCCTACAACGGCATCCCCGCCGCCGACCTGAACGGCGCCGAATGGCTCAAGAGCAGCCTCAGCAACCCCGACGGCAACTGCGTCGAACTGTCCCGGCTGCCCGGCGGAGAGTTCGCCCTGCGCAACTCCCGGCACCCGCACGGACCCGCCCTCATCTACACACCCGCGGAGCTCGCGGCGTTCGTCAAAGGGGCGAAACAGGGAGATTTCGACCACCTCATCGAGGCCGCCACAATCGATTGA